From one Streptomyces sp. N50 genomic stretch:
- a CDS encoding endonuclease/exonuclease/phosphatase family protein, producing the protein MRVVTWNLWWRYGPWEARQKAILAVLRELDPDVVGLQEVWDAEGVNLAAWLASELGMHWTWGASHDPGFWQRRLGDTTVGIGNAVLSRWPVAERAVLPLPPGDGDGGRLALYAGLDAPGHRVPFFTVHLSSATEASAVRCQQVTALAEFVAEHRGEGPFPPVVTGDFNAWPDSDEVRLFGGYRTAPAVPGQVLMDAWDFAEPGAPSATWDLRNPYVAGTFGPSVRIDYVFVEPTGKGGLGHVRGVRRAGDGPVGGVWPTDHAAVVVDLSDELTVPSA; encoded by the coding sequence GTGCGCGTGGTGACATGGAACCTGTGGTGGCGGTACGGGCCCTGGGAGGCCCGGCAGAAGGCGATCCTGGCCGTGTTGCGGGAGCTCGATCCCGATGTCGTCGGGCTGCAGGAGGTGTGGGACGCCGAGGGTGTGAACCTCGCCGCGTGGCTCGCCTCGGAACTCGGGATGCACTGGACCTGGGGAGCCTCCCACGACCCCGGGTTCTGGCAGCGGCGGCTCGGCGATACGACCGTCGGGATCGGCAACGCCGTCCTCAGCCGCTGGCCCGTCGCCGAGCGGGCCGTGCTGCCTCTGCCGCCGGGCGACGGTGACGGCGGCCGGCTCGCGCTCTACGCGGGGCTGGACGCGCCGGGCCACCGCGTCCCGTTCTTCACCGTCCATCTCTCCTCCGCCACCGAGGCCTCGGCCGTACGGTGCCAACAGGTCACCGCACTCGCGGAGTTCGTCGCCGAGCACCGTGGAGAGGGGCCGTTTCCGCCTGTTGTCACCGGGGACTTCAACGCGTGGCCCGACTCGGACGAGGTCCGGCTCTTCGGCGGGTACCGGACCGCGCCCGCCGTACCCGGTCAAGTCCTCATGGACGCCTGGGACTTCGCCGAACCCGGGGCGCCCTCGGCCACCTGGGATCTCAGGAATCCGTACGTCGCGGGGACGTTCGGGCCGAGCGTCCGCATCGACTACGTCTTCGTGGAACCGACCGGGAAGGGCGGGCTCGGCCATGTGCGGGGCGTACGGCGGGCCGGGGACGGGCCGGTCGGCGGGGTGTGGCCGACCGACCACGCGGCCGTCGTCGTGGACCTGAGCGACGAACTGACCGTGCCTTCCGCCTAG
- a CDS encoding nitroreductase/quinone reductase family protein — MPTPNPAAKYRTISRIQRVLNSVTRHLPTQTVLETTGRVSGRPRRTPLGGRRVGDTFWLVSEFGELSHYVRNIKANPKVRVRIMGRWHTGTAHLLPDDDPQARLRTLPRFNSAAVKAMGSSLLTVRVDLDK; from the coding sequence ATGCCGACACCGAACCCCGCGGCCAAGTACCGCACCATCAGCCGCATCCAACGCGTCCTGAACTCGGTCACCCGCCACCTCCCCACCCAGACCGTCCTGGAGACCACGGGCCGCGTCTCCGGCCGGCCCCGCCGCACCCCGCTCGGCGGCCGCCGCGTCGGCGACACGTTCTGGCTGGTCTCGGAGTTCGGCGAGCTCTCCCACTACGTCCGCAACATCAAGGCGAACCCGAAGGTACGGGTCCGCATCATGGGCCGCTGGCACACCGGCACGGCCCACCTCCTCCCCGACGACGACCCCCAGGCCCGCCTGCGCACCCTCCCCCGCTTCAACAGCGCGGCGGTGAAGGCGATGGGGTCGAGTCTGCTGACCGTGCGGGTGGATCTGGACAAGTGA
- a CDS encoding aldehyde dehydrogenase family protein produces MSSRAGSQVAGEQPLFVGGEWVEPDGGYYAVVDPATEGTVGWAPEASRGQVFAAAAAAREAFGPWSRTPAEERAAILGRAADIIRGGLVPYAELAQAETGATTGTARGMQVGVAVARFRRYATVEPAEWAIAPQVNEAGPFGRAAVMGAIAVRQPVGVVACVTSYNNPWANPAGKIAPALAMGNTVVVKPAPQDPLSVYRMAEALEAAGVPRGVVNVVNGQSVEVGEAAVESGDVDMVSFTGSTAVGQRIAEVCGRGMKRQLMELGGKGAAVVFDDADLASAVSGIGTTFSFYSGQICTAPTRVLAQRGVYDRLVEQLAAYAGRLKVGDPRLPDTVVGPVISAAHRERVESYVELGRKEGAVVVAGGERPSDGPGFLVTPTVLADCGAEMRVVREEIFGPVVVVVPFDSEEEGIALANDSDYGLIDYVWSGDVARAFRVARSLRAGGVGVNTVGRNMEAPFGGFKKSGVGRDVGSYALHAYSEVQAIVWSG; encoded by the coding sequence GTGAGCTCCCGAGCCGGTTCTCAAGTCGCGGGCGAGCAGCCGTTGTTCGTCGGGGGAGAGTGGGTCGAGCCTGACGGCGGGTACTACGCCGTGGTCGATCCGGCCACCGAGGGGACCGTGGGGTGGGCGCCGGAGGCCTCGCGGGGGCAGGTGTTCGCCGCTGCCGCCGCGGCCCGGGAGGCGTTCGGGCCCTGGTCGCGTACGCCGGCCGAGGAGCGCGCGGCGATTCTCGGGCGCGCGGCGGACATCATCCGCGGCGGGCTCGTGCCGTACGCCGAACTCGCCCAGGCCGAGACCGGTGCCACGACGGGGACCGCGCGGGGCATGCAAGTGGGCGTCGCCGTGGCCCGGTTCCGGCGGTACGCGACCGTGGAGCCGGCCGAGTGGGCGATCGCGCCGCAGGTCAACGAGGCGGGGCCGTTCGGGCGGGCGGCTGTCATGGGCGCGATCGCCGTGCGGCAGCCGGTGGGTGTCGTCGCCTGCGTCACGTCGTACAACAACCCCTGGGCCAACCCCGCCGGGAAGATCGCCCCTGCCCTGGCCATGGGCAACACGGTGGTGGTGAAACCGGCGCCGCAGGACCCGTTGTCCGTGTACCGGATGGCGGAGGCGCTGGAGGCGGCCGGGGTGCCGCGCGGGGTCGTGAACGTCGTCAACGGGCAGTCGGTGGAGGTGGGGGAGGCCGCGGTCGAGTCCGGTGACGTCGACATGGTCAGCTTCACCGGTTCCACGGCTGTCGGGCAGCGGATCGCCGAGGTGTGCGGGCGGGGGATGAAGCGGCAGTTGATGGAGCTGGGCGGGAAGGGGGCGGCGGTCGTCTTCGACGACGCGGATCTCGCCTCCGCCGTGTCCGGGATCGGGACGACGTTCTCCTTCTACAGCGGGCAGATCTGTACGGCGCCTACCCGGGTGCTGGCGCAGCGCGGGGTGTACGACCGGTTGGTCGAGCAACTGGCCGCCTATGCGGGCCGGTTGAAGGTCGGGGATCCGCGCTTGCCGGACACGGTCGTCGGGCCGGTGATCTCCGCCGCACACCGGGAGCGCGTCGAGTCGTACGTCGAACTGGGCCGGAAGGAGGGCGCGGTGGTCGTGGCGGGTGGTGAACGGCCCTCCGACGGGCCGGGGTTCCTCGTCACGCCGACCGTCCTCGCCGACTGCGGTGCCGAGATGCGGGTCGTCCGCGAGGAGATCTTCGGGCCGGTCGTCGTGGTCGTCCCCTTCGACTCCGAGGAGGAGGGGATCGCCCTCGCCAACGACAGCGACTACGGCCTCATCGACTATGTGTGGTCGGGGGATGTGGCCCGGGCGTTCCGGGTGGCTCGGTCGCTGCGGGCCGGCGGGGTGGGCGTGAACACCGTGGGGCGCAACATGGAGGCGCCGTTCGGGGGGTTCAAGAAGAGCGGGGTCGGGCGGGACGTCGGGTCGTACGCGCTGCATGCGTACAGCGAGGTGCAGGCGATCGTGTGGTCGGGCTGA
- a CDS encoding D-aminoacylase, which produces MLDHVIKGVTVVDGTGAPGFVADVGIRDGRIAVVGTVAEESRSSEDAAGLVLAPGFVDPHTHYDAQLFWDPYATPSLNHGVTTVAAGNCGFTLAPLMPEDADYTRRMMSKVEGMSLVALEEGAPWSWRGFGEYLDALEGRIAVNAGFMVGHCALRRYVMGADAVGGQPSEEQLGEIVRLLHEAMDAGAWGFSTTQSSTHSDGDGKPVASRHALPAELIALSRAVGEHEGTQIEAIVAGCLDQFSDAEIDLFVEMSAVAGRPLNWNVLTIDAAVPERVPRQLFASERARKAGGRVVALTMPILTPMNMSLGTFCALNLIPGWGPILSLPVPERIAKLREPDVRAEMLRSANSKEAGVFRRLADFGRYVIGDTYSAANEGLTGRVVKDIAAERGQEPFECLVEICAADELRTVLWPMPSDNDPASWALRAETWQHEDVLLGGSDAGAHLDRMCGAPYTTRFIGDCVRGRKLVGLEQAVKMLTDDPARLFGLRERGQVREGWHADLVLFDPERIDAGKATLVHDLPGDSPRLDSKAIGITAVWVNGVEAIRDDVVSGNVPGRVLRSGRDTRTVSTK; this is translated from the coding sequence ATGCTTGATCACGTCATCAAAGGTGTCACCGTCGTTGATGGGACGGGGGCGCCTGGGTTTGTCGCCGATGTCGGTATACGGGACGGGCGGATTGCCGTCGTCGGGACGGTGGCTGAGGAGTCCCGTAGCAGTGAGGACGCTGCCGGTCTCGTGCTCGCGCCGGGGTTTGTCGACCCCCATACCCACTACGACGCTCAGCTCTTCTGGGACCCGTATGCCACGCCCTCCCTCAACCACGGAGTCACGACCGTCGCCGCCGGGAACTGTGGGTTCACGCTCGCGCCGCTGATGCCGGAGGACGCCGACTACACGCGGCGGATGATGTCCAAGGTCGAGGGGATGTCGCTGGTCGCGTTGGAGGAGGGGGCGCCCTGGAGTTGGCGTGGGTTCGGGGAGTATCTGGACGCTCTTGAAGGGCGGATCGCTGTCAACGCGGGCTTCATGGTGGGGCATTGTGCGTTGCGGCGGTATGTGATGGGGGCGGATGCCGTGGGTGGGCAGCCGAGTGAGGAGCAACTCGGCGAGATCGTGCGGCTGTTGCACGAGGCGATGGACGCGGGGGCGTGGGGGTTCTCCACCACCCAGTCCTCCACCCACTCGGACGGGGACGGGAAGCCGGTTGCCTCGCGGCATGCGTTGCCCGCCGAACTCATCGCGCTGTCCAGGGCAGTCGGGGAGCACGAGGGGACGCAGATCGAGGCGATCGTCGCCGGGTGTCTCGATCAGTTCAGTGACGCGGAGATCGATCTCTTCGTCGAGATGAGCGCGGTGGCCGGGCGGCCGTTGAACTGGAACGTGTTGACCATCGACGCCGCCGTGCCCGAGCGCGTGCCCCGGCAGCTGTTCGCGAGTGAGCGGGCCCGGAAGGCCGGGGGGCGGGTCGTCGCGCTGACCATGCCGATCCTCACGCCGATGAACATGTCGCTGGGCACCTTCTGCGCGCTGAACCTGATACCCGGGTGGGGGCCGATCCTGAGCCTGCCCGTGCCGGAGCGGATCGCCAAGCTGCGGGAGCCGGACGTACGGGCCGAGATGCTGCGGAGCGCCAACAGCAAGGAGGCGGGCGTCTTTCGGCGGCTCGCCGACTTTGGGCGGTATGTGATCGGGGACACGTACAGCGCGGCCAATGAGGGGCTGACCGGGCGGGTCGTGAAGGACATCGCGGCCGAGCGTGGGCAGGAGCCCTTTGAGTGTCTCGTCGAGATCTGTGCGGCTGACGAGTTGCGGACGGTCCTTTGGCCCATGCCTTCCGACAACGACCCCGCCTCCTGGGCGTTGCGGGCCGAGACCTGGCAGCACGAGGACGTGTTGCTCGGGGGGTCCGATGCCGGGGCGCATCTGGACCGGATGTGCGGGGCGCCGTACACGACGCGGTTCATCGGGGACTGTGTGCGGGGGCGGAAGCTGGTGGGCCTTGAGCAGGCCGTGAAGATGCTCACCGATGATCCGGCCCGGTTGTTCGGGCTGCGGGAGCGGGGGCAGGTGCGGGAGGGGTGGCATGCGGATCTGGTGCTCTTCGACCCGGAACGGATCGACGCCGGCAAGGCCACCCTGGTGCACGACCTGCCGGGCGACAGTCCGCGCCTGGACTCCAAGGCGATCGGCATAACGGCCGTGTGGGTCAACGGAGTTGAGGCCATCCGGGACGACGTGGTGAGCGGGAACGTGCCGGGGCGGGTGCTGCGGTCGGGGCGGGACACCAGGACGGTGAGCACGAAGTGA
- a CDS encoding LLM class flavin-dependent oxidoreductase: MEFGLFVQGYVGKRAETDPLAEHKALMEETEYVIQADKSGFKYAWASEHHFLEEYSHLSANDVYLGYLAHATERIHLGSGIFNPLAQVNHPVKVAEKVAMLDHLTGNRFEFGSGRGAGSHEILGFIPGVTDMNYTKEIWEETIAEFPKMWLQDEYVGFQGKHWQLPPRKILPKPYGKAHPAMWYAAGSPPSYAMAARKGLGVLGFSIQKVSDMEWVLEQYKTAIVNAEPVGAFVNDNVMVTTTAICAPTHDEAIRIATSGGLHYLPSLVFRYHDTFPRPEGFPVWPETLPEYTPEFVELLVEEELLICGDPDEVLTQCKRWEQAGADQLSFGLPVGVPKEETLQTIRLIGEHVVPKIDTDPVHRTTRFRQAA; this comes from the coding sequence TTGGAATTCGGGCTCTTTGTACAGGGATACGTGGGCAAGCGCGCCGAGACGGACCCGCTGGCCGAGCACAAGGCGCTGATGGAGGAGACCGAGTACGTCATCCAGGCGGACAAGTCCGGGTTCAAGTACGCCTGGGCGTCCGAGCACCACTTCCTGGAGGAGTACTCGCACCTCTCGGCCAACGACGTCTACCTCGGCTACCTCGCCCACGCGACGGAGCGTATTCACCTGGGATCGGGGATCTTCAACCCCCTCGCCCAGGTCAACCACCCGGTGAAGGTCGCCGAGAAGGTCGCCATGCTCGACCATCTCACCGGTAACCGCTTCGAGTTCGGGAGCGGGCGCGGGGCCGGGTCGCACGAGATCCTCGGGTTCATCCCGGGGGTGACCGACATGAACTACACCAAGGAGATCTGGGAAGAGACCATCGCCGAGTTCCCCAAGATGTGGCTCCAGGACGAGTACGTCGGCTTCCAGGGCAAGCACTGGCAGTTGCCGCCGCGGAAGATCCTGCCCAAGCCGTACGGGAAGGCGCATCCCGCGATGTGGTACGCCGCCGGGTCGCCGCCGTCGTACGCCATGGCCGCCCGTAAGGGGCTGGGGGTGCTGGGGTTCAGCATCCAGAAGGTGTCCGACATGGAGTGGGTGCTGGAGCAGTACAAGACGGCGATCGTGAACGCCGAGCCGGTGGGGGCGTTCGTCAACGACAACGTGATGGTGACGACGACGGCGATCTGTGCGCCGACCCATGACGAGGCGATCCGGATCGCGACGAGTGGGGGGCTGCACTATCTTCCCTCGCTGGTGTTCCGGTACCACGACACGTTTCCCCGGCCTGAGGGGTTCCCTGTGTGGCCGGAGACGCTGCCCGAGTACACGCCGGAGTTCGTCGAACTCCTCGTGGAGGAGGAGCTGTTGATCTGTGGGGATCCGGACGAGGTGCTCACTCAGTGCAAGCGGTGGGAGCAGGCGGGGGCGGATCAGTTGAGCTTCGGGTTGCCGGTGGGGGTGCCCAAGGAGGAGACGTTGCAGACGATTCGGTTGATCGGGGAGCACGTGGTTCCGAAGATCGACACGGATCCTGTTCACCGGACTACGCGGTTCCGTCAGGCGGCTTGA
- a CDS encoding glucose 1-dehydrogenase gives MGKLDGRVVIVTGAARGQGEQEARLFAAEGAKVVVADVLDEQGEALAKELGASASYVHLDVGEEAEWGAAVRAAKEAYGRIDGLVNNAGILRFNSLVDTPLEEFMQVVRVNQVGCFLGIKTVAAAMEDGGTIVNTASYTAVTGMAAVGTYAATKHAILGLTRVAALELADRRIRVNAMCPGAIDTAMSNPAQLDPNADVEAMSSALDELYRKLVPLGRIGKPAEVARLALFLTSDDSSYITGQPFVIDGGWLAGVSVI, from the coding sequence ATGGGCAAGCTGGACGGGCGTGTCGTCATCGTCACCGGGGCGGCACGCGGGCAGGGGGAGCAGGAGGCGCGGCTGTTCGCGGCCGAGGGTGCGAAGGTCGTCGTGGCGGATGTGCTGGACGAGCAAGGGGAGGCGCTGGCAAAGGAGTTGGGCGCGTCCGCGTCCTACGTCCATCTCGACGTCGGCGAGGAGGCGGAGTGGGGTGCCGCCGTGCGGGCCGCCAAGGAGGCGTACGGGCGGATCGACGGGCTGGTCAACAACGCGGGGATCCTGCGGTTCAACTCCCTTGTGGACACGCCGCTCGAGGAGTTCATGCAGGTCGTGCGGGTCAACCAGGTGGGCTGCTTCCTGGGGATCAAGACCGTGGCGGCGGCGATGGAGGACGGCGGCACGATCGTCAACACGGCCTCGTACACGGCGGTCACGGGGATGGCGGCGGTCGGGACGTATGCGGCCACCAAGCACGCGATCCTCGGCCTCACCAGGGTCGCCGCGCTGGAGTTGGCGGACCGGCGCATCCGGGTCAACGCGATGTGCCCGGGTGCCATCGACACGGCGATGTCCAACCCGGCCCAGCTCGACCCGAACGCCGACGTCGAGGCGATGTCCAGTGCCCTCGACGAGCTGTACCGCAAGCTCGTGCCGCTGGGCCGGATCGGGAAGCCGGCGGAGGTCGCCCGCCTGGCGCTCTTCCTGACCTCCGACGACTCGTCGTACATCACCGGGCAGCCGTTCGTGATCGACGGAGGCTGGCTGGCCGGGGTCTCGGTCATCTGA
- a CDS encoding response regulator transcription factor gives MRSSERLVVAVASAGVTWPHENWPPPDDPYVDRVVHVPPPYEGLAETTADVVVLHCEDPAVSFPGLLEVLRTRSVPAVVVSPRRDTEAVVEVFRAGAGYLVEGDHCPEMMSSAMVAATVGHTYLSPSATAALREGARRMAATDDAMERLRALLSPREQQIMELLSTGLGAQQIGQRLRLSEKTVRNNLSNIYAKLDARSGTDAVLRWLGATPVLRT, from the coding sequence GTGCGATCCTCCGAGCGACTCGTAGTTGCCGTGGCCTCTGCGGGGGTCACCTGGCCGCACGAGAACTGGCCGCCCCCGGACGATCCGTACGTGGACCGTGTGGTGCATGTCCCCCCGCCCTACGAGGGGTTGGCGGAGACCACGGCGGACGTCGTCGTGCTGCACTGCGAGGATCCGGCCGTGTCCTTTCCGGGGCTGCTGGAGGTTCTCCGCACCCGGAGTGTCCCGGCGGTCGTGGTCAGTCCGCGCCGGGACACCGAGGCGGTGGTCGAGGTGTTCCGGGCCGGAGCGGGCTATCTGGTCGAGGGCGACCACTGCCCCGAGATGATGTCCTCGGCGATGGTGGCGGCCACCGTCGGACACACCTACCTCTCCCCGTCGGCGACCGCCGCCCTGCGTGAGGGGGCCCGGCGGATGGCCGCGACCGACGACGCGATGGAGCGGCTGCGGGCCCTGCTCTCACCGCGCGAGCAGCAGATCATGGAACTGCTGTCGACCGGCCTGGGCGCGCAGCAGATCGGGCAGCGATTACGGCTGAGCGAGAAGACCGTGCGCAACAACCTCAGCAACATCTATGCCAAGTTGGACGCCAGGAGCGGCACGGACGCGGTCCTGCGGTGGCTGGGAGCCACGCCCGTGCTTCGCACCTGA
- a CDS encoding LLM class F420-dependent oxidoreductase produces MSGLAYGLQLPVQSQSTIYAEPWEADAGPADLVEIARAADRSGFAYVAGCDHVGVPRRLAAAMSTIWYDPVATLSYLAGVTERVQLLSHVAVVGLRNPLLTAKQYATLDHLSGGRLILGVGAGHVREEFEALGVDFERRGAVLDESIDALRAALGPDEFPEHHGKLYDFEGLGQRPRPAQEHVPLWVGGSSPAAVRRAALKADGWLPQGDPRDRLPAQIERIRRLREEASVQKPFVFGAITEPLYVGDPGWEVGRRTLTGAPEALAESLRAYGAMGVDQIQVRFRCRDRAELTDQISAFGTEVGPLL; encoded by the coding sequence GTGAGCGGCCTCGCCTACGGGTTGCAGCTGCCCGTCCAGTCCCAGAGCACCATCTACGCCGAGCCCTGGGAGGCCGACGCCGGTCCCGCCGACCTCGTCGAGATCGCGCGGGCCGCCGACCGTTCGGGCTTCGCCTACGTCGCGGGCTGCGACCACGTCGGCGTCCCGCGCCGCCTCGCCGCCGCCATGAGCACGATCTGGTACGACCCCGTCGCCACCCTCTCCTACCTCGCGGGCGTCACCGAACGCGTCCAACTCCTCAGCCACGTGGCGGTCGTAGGCCTACGGAACCCGCTGCTCACCGCCAAGCAGTACGCCACCCTCGACCACCTCAGCGGCGGTCGGCTGATCCTCGGGGTCGGCGCCGGGCACGTGCGGGAGGAGTTCGAGGCGCTGGGGGTGGACTTCGAGCGGCGCGGGGCCGTCCTCGACGAGTCGATCGACGCGTTGCGCGCAGCCCTCGGCCCGGACGAATTCCCCGAGCACCACGGCAAGTTGTACGACTTCGAGGGGCTCGGGCAGCGGCCCCGGCCCGCGCAGGAACACGTCCCGCTCTGGGTCGGCGGGTCGTCCCCCGCCGCCGTACGCCGGGCCGCGCTCAAGGCGGACGGGTGGCTGCCGCAGGGCGACCCGCGCGACCGGCTGCCCGCGCAGATCGAGCGGATACGGCGACTGCGCGAAGAGGCGTCCGTCCAGAAGCCGTTCGTGTTCGGGGCGATCACCGAGCCGCTGTACGTGGGCGATCCGGGGTGGGAGGTCGGACGGCGCACGCTCACCGGGGCGCCCGAGGCCCTCGCCGAGTCCCTGCGTGCCTACGGGGCGATGGGCGTGGACCAGATCCAGGTGCGGTTCCGCTGCCGTGACCGGGCCGAACTCACCGACCAGATCAGCGCGTTCGGGACCGAGGTGGGCCCGCTGCTCTGA
- a CDS encoding amidohydrolase family protein produces MDTQNPQETDLATLPLIISVDDHTVEPADVWQHRLPKKYLDTGPRVVRAPLKEMTFLGGRFKPVMGEPGDDGPIGDWWVYEDLHRPLTRLDTAVGYSRDEIKLEVITYEQMRPGSYDVPSRLADMDVNHVQSALCFPTFPRFCGQTFTEAADRELGLLCVRAYNDWMVEEWCGPQAHGRLIPLPLIPLWDPELAAAEVRRNAARGTRAVAFSEIPPHLGLPSIHTDDWDPFLAACAETGTVIAMHIGSSSRMPSTSADAPPAVGSTITFANCCYSMVDWLMSGKFERFPDLKVMYAEGQIGWIPYILERADVVWEENRAWGGVADKVHRPPSELFTEHVYGCFFDDAFGLKNLDSIGVGNVLYETDYPHSDSTWPKSREVGEAQMGHLAPDVVERIVRGNAIELLGLTPDGLWEGPK; encoded by the coding sequence ATGGACACCCAGAACCCCCAGGAAACCGACCTGGCCACCCTCCCGCTGATCATCTCCGTCGACGACCACACCGTGGAGCCCGCCGACGTCTGGCAGCACCGGCTGCCCAAGAAGTACCTGGACACCGGCCCTCGCGTCGTCCGCGCGCCACTGAAGGAAATGACGTTCCTCGGCGGGCGGTTCAAGCCCGTGATGGGTGAGCCCGGCGACGACGGACCCATCGGCGACTGGTGGGTCTACGAGGACCTGCACCGCCCCCTCACCCGCCTCGACACCGCCGTCGGCTACAGCAGGGACGAGATCAAGCTCGAAGTCATCACTTACGAGCAGATGCGTCCGGGGTCGTACGACGTCCCGTCCCGGCTCGCCGACATGGACGTCAACCACGTCCAGTCCGCGCTGTGTTTCCCCACCTTCCCCCGCTTCTGCGGCCAGACGTTCACCGAGGCCGCCGACCGCGAACTCGGCCTGCTCTGCGTGCGCGCCTACAACGACTGGATGGTGGAGGAGTGGTGCGGCCCGCAGGCGCACGGCCGCCTGATCCCACTGCCTCTCATCCCCCTCTGGGACCCGGAGTTGGCCGCGGCGGAGGTCCGCCGCAACGCGGCCCGCGGCACCCGCGCCGTCGCCTTCTCCGAGATACCCCCGCACCTCGGCCTGCCCTCCATCCACACCGACGACTGGGACCCGTTCCTCGCCGCCTGCGCCGAGACCGGCACGGTCATCGCCATGCACATCGGCTCCAGCAGCCGGATGCCGTCGACCTCGGCGGACGCGCCGCCCGCCGTCGGCTCCACGATCACCTTCGCCAACTGCTGCTATTCCATGGTGGATTGGCTGATGAGCGGCAAGTTCGAGCGCTTCCCGGACCTCAAGGTCATGTACGCCGAGGGCCAGATCGGCTGGATCCCCTACATCCTGGAGCGCGCCGACGTCGTCTGGGAGGAGAACCGTGCCTGGGGCGGCGTCGCCGACAAGGTCCACCGCCCGCCGTCCGAACTCTTCACCGAGCACGTCTACGGCTGCTTCTTCGACGACGCGTTCGGCCTGAAGAACCTCGACTCGATCGGCGTCGGGAACGTCCTCTACGAGACCGACTACCCCCACTCCGACTCCACTTGGCCCAAGTCCCGCGAGGTCGGCGAGGCACAGATGGGTCACCTGGCACCGGACGTGGTCGAACGGATCGTACGGGGCAACGCGATCGAGCTGCTGGGCCTGACGCCGGACGGACTGTGGGAGGGCCCCAAGTGA